The sequence GCAGCACGAGGACCTCGCGATAGGCGGGCTCCAGTCGCTCAACCGCCTCGCGCACGCCTCGGACGACCTGCTCGCGACTGGCGGCCTCCTCGGGCGTGGGCGCCGGGTCGGGTTGGTTCAGCGCTTCCGGTTCGTCCACGAGCGAGCCCAGGGCCTTGCGTGCGCTGGCGAAGGGGCGCATGAGCCGCAGGCATGCGTTCTTCACTACGGTGAGCAGCCACGTGCCCACGGAGGTCTCCTCGCGCAACCGGGAGACCTCGCGGCTCAGCGTCACGAAGGCTTCCTGCACGGCATCCTCGGTGTCCGCGGCGTCGCGGCACACGCGCAGGCCGAAGCGGTAGACGCGCGCCTGGTAGAGCCGCACCAGCGCATCGAGC comes from Pyxidicoccus parkwaysis and encodes:
- a CDS encoding RNA polymerase sigma factor: MDTTPHAALLQAAREGDRAALDALVRLYQARVYRFGLRVCRDAADTEDAVQEAFVTLSREVSRLREETSVGTWLLTVVKNACLRLMRPFASARKALGSLVDEPEALNQPDPAPTPEEAASREQVVRGVREAVERLEPAYREVLVLRDIEGLSGPEVARALGLTVEAMKTRLHRARLAVREHLLAGIPDAASSKD